One segment of Micromonospora parathelypteridis DNA contains the following:
- a CDS encoding SGNH/GDSL hydrolase family protein — MILRTGQRVVFIGDSITDCGRRDAAAPYGSGYVSLVRALVGARHPELELEWVNRGVSGDTVRDLAARWDDDAVAERPDWLSVLIGINDIWRRYGDRPDEAVDIDEYERTLRDLLRRAVASTGCRLILGDPFLIEADRSVPQRADTDRYAAVVAGLAAEFDAVHVPNQAAFDRVLAVSPSKRWADDRVHPYLPGHAVIADAYLSALGAR, encoded by the coding sequence ATGATCCTGCGGACCGGGCAACGGGTGGTCTTCATCGGCGACAGCATCACCGATTGTGGTCGGCGCGACGCCGCCGCGCCCTACGGCAGCGGTTATGTCAGCCTCGTCCGCGCCCTGGTCGGCGCGCGGCACCCGGAGCTGGAGCTGGAGTGGGTCAACCGCGGTGTGAGTGGCGACACCGTGCGGGACCTGGCCGCCCGCTGGGACGACGACGCCGTCGCCGAGCGCCCCGACTGGCTGTCCGTGCTGATCGGCATCAACGACATCTGGCGGCGCTACGGCGACCGGCCGGATGAGGCCGTCGACATCGACGAGTACGAGCGCACCCTGCGCGACCTGCTTCGTCGGGCGGTTGCCTCCACCGGCTGCCGACTGATCCTCGGTGATCCGTTCCTCATCGAGGCCGACCGCAGCGTCCCGCAACGCGCCGACACCGACCGGTACGCGGCGGTGGTGGCAGGGTTGGCCGCCGAGTTCGACGCGGTGCACGTGCCCAACCAGGCGGCGTTCGACCGGGTGCTGGCGGTCAGTCCGTCGAAGCGTTGGGCCGACGACCGGGTGCATCCGTACCTGCCCGGCCACGCGGTCATCGCCGACGCCTACCTCAGCGCCCTCGGCGCCCGCTGA
- a CDS encoding LolA family protein: protein MSVLRSRPVLRWLVPATAAVAVIGGGAAIGTFAAEAEPSLPPRTAAQLLVDLQTSRLEGLSGTVVQRADLGLPPLVGLLPGNELTTVLTGTHTLRVWYSGPDRQRVALLDTLGEQDVIRNGRDLWTWQSRTNTATHRTLGDAGATKPAPEAAPSLPATPQEAADLALGAIDPSTEVSVGRSATVAGQDAYELVLQPRDRDSLVHQLRIAIDAKQHVPLRFEVLAKGSDQPAFEMAFTQVDYRRPDADQFTFNPPPGVTVNEEKAERPAAGKPGHAEPAGDPQVRAVGSGWATVLVARLDGAVGGKPADAKPAVPSAGAAPDVDLSKLLGGLAAVKGDWGSGRLLTGKLFSVLLTDDGRVLAGAVTPERLYQVARG, encoded by the coding sequence ATGTCCGTTCTGAGAAGCCGTCCCGTCCTTCGTTGGCTGGTCCCGGCCACCGCCGCCGTCGCCGTCATCGGTGGTGGCGCGGCTATCGGCACGTTCGCCGCGGAGGCCGAGCCGAGCCTGCCGCCGCGTACCGCTGCCCAGCTCCTGGTCGATCTGCAGACCTCCCGGCTGGAAGGGCTGTCCGGAACCGTCGTGCAGCGTGCCGACCTCGGCCTGCCGCCGCTGGTCGGGTTGCTCCCCGGCAACGAGCTGACCACCGTGCTGACCGGCACGCACACCCTGCGGGTCTGGTATTCCGGCCCGGACCGGCAGCGGGTCGCGCTGCTGGACACCCTTGGCGAGCAGGACGTGATCCGCAACGGCCGCGACCTGTGGACCTGGCAGAGCCGCACCAACACCGCCACCCACCGCACCCTGGGTGACGCCGGCGCCACGAAGCCGGCCCCCGAGGCGGCGCCGAGCCTGCCGGCCACCCCGCAGGAGGCCGCCGACCTGGCGTTGGGCGCGATCGACCCGAGCACCGAAGTGAGCGTCGGCCGCTCGGCCACCGTCGCCGGCCAGGACGCGTACGAGCTGGTGCTCCAGCCGCGCGACCGTGACTCGCTGGTGCACCAACTGCGGATCGCCATCGACGCCAAGCAGCATGTGCCGCTGCGCTTCGAGGTGCTCGCCAAGGGCAGCGACCAGCCGGCGTTCGAGATGGCCTTCACCCAGGTCGACTACCGCCGCCCCGACGCCGACCAGTTCACCTTCAACCCGCCGCCCGGCGTGACCGTCAACGAGGAGAAGGCCGAGCGGCCGGCCGCGGGCAAGCCCGGCCACGCCGAGCCGGCGGGTGATCCGCAGGTACGCGCGGTGGGCTCCGGCTGGGCAACCGTGCTGGTGGCCCGCCTCGACGGGGCTGTCGGCGGTAAGCCGGCCGACGCGAAGCCGGCCGTGCCGTCGGCCGGCGCCGCACCCGACGTTGACCTGTCGAAGCTGCTCGGCGGGCTCGCCGCGGTCAAGGGCGACTGGGGTAGCGGTCGGCTGCTCACCGGCAAGCTGTTCAGTGTGCTGCTCACCGACGACGGCCGGGTGCTCGCCGGCGCGGTCACTCCCGAGCGGCTCTACCAGGTCGCTCGCGGCTGA
- a CDS encoding response regulator transcription factor, producing the protein MRLLVVEDEARLAAALQRGLQAEGFAVDVAGTGPAGLDAARHGEYDAMILDVMLPGLSGYELVRRLRAEQHWLPVLMLSAKDGEYDQADGLDCGADDYLTKPFSYVVLLARLRALLRRGAPVRPAVLAVGDLRLDPALRRVTRADAEVALTAREFALLDYLMRRPGQVISKTELLDHVWDASVETAPNAVEVYVGYLRRKLGRDRLETVRGAGYRLAT; encoded by the coding sequence GTGCGGTTGCTGGTGGTGGAGGACGAGGCCCGGTTGGCGGCTGCCCTGCAACGTGGCCTGCAGGCCGAGGGGTTCGCGGTGGATGTGGCGGGGACCGGCCCGGCCGGCCTGGACGCGGCCCGGCACGGCGAGTACGACGCCATGATCCTCGACGTGATGCTGCCCGGCCTGTCCGGCTATGAGCTGGTCCGGCGGCTTCGAGCGGAGCAGCACTGGTTGCCGGTGTTGATGCTCTCCGCCAAGGACGGCGAGTACGACCAGGCCGACGGCCTCGACTGCGGCGCGGACGACTACCTGACCAAGCCCTTCTCGTACGTGGTGCTGCTGGCCCGGCTGCGGGCGCTGCTGCGTCGGGGCGCGCCGGTGCGCCCGGCGGTGCTGGCAGTCGGTGACCTGCGGCTGGACCCGGCCCTGCGACGCGTGACCCGGGCCGACGCCGAGGTGGCGCTGACCGCGCGGGAGTTCGCGCTGCTCGACTACCTGATGCGCCGGCCCGGACAGGTGATCTCCAAGACCGAGTTGCTGGACCACGTCTGGGACGCGAGCGTGGAGACCGCGCCGAACGCTGTCGAGGTGTACGTCGGCTATCTGCGTCGCAAGCTCGGCCGGGACCGGCTCGAGACGGTCCGGGGTGCCGGTTACCGGCTCGCGACGTGA
- a CDS encoding ATP-binding protein yields MAIGVFGMAVGLALGGVVLLAALGFVLQRTVDTEAFRTADAVALLAAEDALPDPLPVAGGQVRVQVVDAQGRIRAASIDADRLVPMVRPERLDRDRRQRLEVPAERVGLAGPVRVVTVPAGTAADPLTVLVARSMADVRHSTHVVRTILLVAFPLLVGALAGVAWRVVGATLRPVEALRRGAEEITGRAGAGRLPVPASGDEIHRLAVTLNGMLDRLESGRVRQRAFVSDAAHELRSPLTNIRTELEVAQRLADRTDWTAVTANLLADTHRMTRLVDDLLLLARLDEAPPARGTGPVELGALLAEVAARYPASPVRVALPPGPLWTSGNVDELRRVLANLVDNAVRHAYGSVVLAAEAASAARRTVGPGAGSYHLVTVTDDGPGIPVADRERVFDRFTRLDDGRARDEGGAGLGLAIARELVRRAGGTITLTDAQEQHGLRVCLLLPATAAEEGPQTAP; encoded by the coding sequence ATGGCGATCGGGGTCTTCGGCATGGCCGTCGGGCTGGCCCTGGGTGGGGTGGTGCTGCTCGCCGCGCTCGGCTTCGTGCTCCAGCGGACGGTCGACACCGAGGCGTTCCGGACCGCCGACGCGGTCGCCCTGCTCGCCGCCGAGGACGCGTTGCCCGACCCGCTGCCGGTGGCCGGCGGGCAGGTCCGCGTCCAGGTCGTCGACGCGCAGGGGCGGATCCGGGCCGCCTCGATCGACGCCGACCGGCTGGTGCCGATGGTGCGTCCGGAGCGGCTGGACCGCGACCGTCGGCAGCGGCTGGAGGTGCCGGCGGAGCGGGTCGGGCTCGCCGGCCCGGTCCGGGTGGTCACCGTGCCCGCCGGCACCGCGGCGGACCCGCTCACCGTGCTGGTCGCCCGGTCGATGGCCGACGTGCGGCACAGCACCCACGTGGTCCGGACCATCCTGCTGGTGGCGTTCCCACTGCTGGTGGGCGCGCTGGCCGGGGTGGCGTGGCGGGTGGTGGGCGCGACTCTGCGGCCGGTCGAGGCGTTGCGGCGGGGCGCCGAGGAGATCACCGGGCGGGCCGGCGCCGGTCGGCTGCCGGTGCCCGCATCGGGCGACGAGATCCACCGGTTGGCGGTCACCCTCAACGGCATGTTGGACCGGCTGGAGTCCGGCCGGGTCCGCCAGCGGGCGTTCGTCTCCGACGCCGCACACGAGCTGCGCAGCCCGTTGACCAACATCCGTACCGAGTTGGAGGTGGCTCAGCGCCTCGCCGACCGGACGGACTGGACCGCGGTGACCGCGAACCTGCTCGCCGACACCCACCGGATGACCCGGTTGGTCGACGATCTCCTGCTGCTGGCCCGCCTGGACGAGGCTCCACCGGCCCGGGGGACCGGCCCGGTGGAGCTGGGCGCGCTGCTGGCCGAGGTCGCCGCCCGCTACCCCGCCTCGCCGGTGCGGGTGGCGTTGCCGCCGGGTCCGCTCTGGACGAGCGGCAATGTCGACGAGCTGCGTCGTGTGCTGGCCAACCTGGTCGACAACGCGGTCCGGCACGCGTACGGCAGCGTCGTGCTCGCCGCCGAGGCGGCGTCGGCGGCGCGGCGGACGGTCGGGCCCGGCGCTGGGTCGTACCACCTGGTGACGGTGACCGACGACGGCCCGGGGATCCCGGTGGCGGACCGGGAGCGGGTGTTCGACCGGTTCACCCGGCTGGATGACGGCCGGGCCCGTGACGAGGGCGGCGCCGGCCTGGGGCTGGCCATCGCCCGGGAACTGGTGCGACGTGCCGGCGGCACCATCACCCTGACCGACGCGCAGGAGCAGCACGGGCTACGGGTGTGCCTGCTGCTGCCGGCGACTGCCGCCGAGGAGGGGCCACAGACCGCGCCGTGA
- a CDS encoding tetratricopeptide repeat protein: MSSGFGELTDQAHHLVSAGDLAGAQQLLSDALTDADPRPANATPELAEAASLQARVLVALGEPHSARGWAAFAYAASTRLHGRSDPRTVAAAATLAAVLHRVGSHSRAARLYQEVIIELTAQDGPESLRVLAAHADLATVEYARGQCTVARDRLQDAWELHREVYGDGHPSGIKMLARLGAMQRDCGQFTEAHDNLALARELCRQHLPADDPLAAQVAALARAAANPDHVCADNPPTAQDTPVVPAARIPPRSDGPSESGGYHPPAPPPPQAGPAAAGGAVPNPRTPADEPVGSTGTRWPSEPAEEHAPHTSDTPVPPSVIGLAGGTEEQPGVYRLHRPTAPPDPYATPDPYPTPDPYATPDPYPTPDAHATSVPYTPPDPYATSDPYTPPDPYAPLEPYTPSRLLPVPVHRAPPTQRNRLVPVVVAGVVVVLLGAAAVIAGVARVDGDDEPTPPPTSASPTAGPPATTAPAPGGAAPTSAAAAAPPGSPPSAVTLRDNRDSITLNWTYPAGSEGPVVIAGGRTGQERNVFATLPAGTSNYIIYALNRTNDYCFTVAVVWSTDTVASSEQVCTRRR; this comes from the coding sequence GTGTCTTCCGGCTTCGGTGAACTGACTGATCAGGCGCACCACCTCGTGTCAGCCGGCGATCTTGCTGGCGCGCAGCAGTTGCTCTCCGACGCGCTCACCGACGCCGACCCCCGCCCGGCCAACGCCACCCCCGAGCTGGCCGAGGCGGCCAGCCTCCAGGCGCGGGTGCTGGTCGCCCTCGGTGAGCCGCACTCGGCCCGAGGATGGGCCGCCTTCGCGTACGCGGCCAGCACCCGACTGCACGGCCGCTCCGACCCGCGCACGGTGGCCGCCGCGGCGACCCTGGCCGCGGTGCTGCACCGGGTCGGTAGCCACTCCCGGGCGGCCCGGCTCTACCAGGAAGTCATCATCGAGCTGACCGCACAGGACGGCCCGGAGTCGCTGCGGGTGCTCGCCGCGCATGCCGACCTGGCCACCGTCGAGTACGCCCGCGGCCAGTGCACGGTGGCCCGTGATCGGCTCCAGGATGCCTGGGAGCTGCACCGCGAGGTGTATGGCGACGGGCACCCCAGCGGCATCAAGATGCTGGCGCGGCTCGGGGCGATGCAGCGTGACTGCGGGCAGTTCACCGAGGCACACGACAACCTGGCGCTGGCCCGCGAGCTGTGTCGGCAGCACCTGCCCGCCGACGATCCGCTGGCCGCGCAGGTCGCGGCCCTGGCCCGCGCGGCCGCCAATCCCGACCACGTCTGCGCCGACAACCCGCCCACGGCCCAAGACACGCCGGTGGTGCCAGCCGCCCGCATCCCTCCGCGCAGCGACGGCCCGAGCGAGTCCGGCGGCTACCACCCGCCGGCGCCTCCGCCACCACAGGCCGGACCGGCAGCGGCCGGCGGGGCGGTTCCGAATCCCCGAACGCCAGCCGACGAACCGGTCGGGTCGACGGGCACCAGATGGCCATCCGAGCCGGCCGAGGAGCACGCGCCCCACACCAGCGACACCCCGGTGCCCCCGTCCGTGATCGGGCTGGCCGGCGGCACCGAGGAGCAGCCCGGGGTGTACCGGCTCCACCGACCCACCGCGCCGCCGGACCCGTACGCGACGCCCGACCCGTACCCGACGCCCGACCCGTACGCGACGCCCGACCCGTACCCGACGCCGGACGCACACGCGACGTCTGTTCCCTACACGCCGCCGGACCCGTACGCGACGTCCGATCCCTACACGCCGCCCGACCCGTACGCGCCGCTGGAGCCGTACACGCCGTCCCGGCTGCTGCCGGTGCCCGTGCACCGGGCGCCGCCGACGCAGCGCAACCGACTGGTGCCGGTGGTGGTGGCCGGTGTGGTCGTGGTGCTGCTCGGCGCGGCCGCGGTGATCGCCGGGGTGGCCCGGGTCGACGGCGACGACGAGCCGACCCCGCCGCCAACGAGCGCCTCCCCCACCGCCGGTCCGCCGGCCACCACGGCGCCCGCCCCGGGCGGAGCCGCACCCACGTCGGCTGCCGCCGCGGCGCCGCCCGGCAGTCCGCCCAGCGCGGTAACCCTGCGCGACAACCGGGACAGCATCACGCTGAACTGGACCTACCCCGCCGGCAGCGAGGGCCCGGTGGTCATCGCGGGTGGCCGCACCGGCCAGGAGCGCAACGTCTTCGCGACCCTGCCCGCCGGCACCAGCAACTACATCATCTACGCGCTCAACCGCACCAACGACTACTGCTTCACCGTCGCCGTCGTCTGGTCCACCGACACCGTGGCCAGCTCGGAGCAGGTCTGCACCCGCCGCCGCTGA
- a CDS encoding MarR family winged helix-turn-helix transcriptional regulator, translated as MAVMTRWLDPDEQRTWRAYLAASRALMDTLDRELQRDAGMPHAYYELLVVLSESPGRRLRMSDLAEAAGSSRSRLSHAVARLEAAGWVRREECPTDRRGQVALLTDEGFATLAAAAPGHVEGVRRHLFDALSPAQVDQLRRISETLAEHLTGY; from the coding sequence ATGGCGGTCATGACCCGCTGGCTCGACCCCGACGAGCAGCGCACCTGGCGCGCGTACCTCGCCGCCTCCCGGGCGCTGATGGACACGCTCGACCGCGAGCTGCAACGCGACGCGGGCATGCCGCACGCGTACTACGAGCTCCTGGTCGTGCTCTCCGAATCCCCCGGCCGCCGCCTGCGGATGAGCGACCTCGCCGAGGCCGCCGGGTCGTCCCGAAGCCGACTCTCACACGCGGTGGCCCGGCTCGAAGCGGCCGGCTGGGTGCGTCGCGAGGAGTGCCCGACCGACCGGCGCGGGCAGGTCGCGCTGCTCACCGACGAGGGATTCGCCACCCTCGCGGCCGCCGCACCCGGCCACGTCGAGGGGGTACGCCGACACCTGTTCGACGCGTTGAGCCCGGCCCAGGTCGACCAGCTGCGCCGAATCAGCGAGACGTTGGCCGAGCACCTGACCGGATACTGA
- a CDS encoding VOC family protein: MGIHRLNHAVLYVSDLARSVAFYRDVLGFRPVAMTPDGFRGATFLQAPDSTNDHDLGLFEIGAGAGRSTAGRATVGLYHLAWEVDTLDELAATAERLTAAGALVGTSDHGTTKSLYGQDPDGLEFEVVWLIPADLLDDAALAARKQIGRLDLDAERRRYGGQTRGGVGISVPA; encoded by the coding sequence ATGGGTATCCACCGGCTCAACCACGCGGTCCTCTACGTCAGTGACCTCGCCCGCAGTGTCGCCTTCTACCGTGACGTGCTGGGCTTCCGCCCGGTGGCGATGACCCCGGACGGCTTCCGGGGCGCCACCTTCCTCCAGGCCCCCGACTCCACCAACGACCACGACCTCGGCCTGTTCGAGATCGGCGCCGGCGCCGGGCGGTCGACCGCCGGTCGGGCCACCGTCGGCCTGTACCACCTCGCCTGGGAGGTCGACACCCTCGACGAGTTGGCTGCCACCGCCGAGCGGCTCACCGCCGCCGGAGCGCTTGTCGGCACCTCCGACCACGGCACCACGAAGAGCCTCTACGGGCAGGACCCGGACGGTCTGGAGTTCGAGGTGGTCTGGCTGATCCCAGCCGACCTGCTCGACGACGCCGCGCTCGCCGCCCGCAAGCAGATCGGTCGGCTCGACCTGGACGCCGAGCGGCGGCGCTACGGCGGGCAGACCCGGGGCGGGGTGGGGATCTCCGTCCCGGCCTGA
- a CDS encoding DUF4236 domain-containing protein, whose product MGLMFRKRKKYGPIILNFTENGFSSWSIKIGRWSWNSKARAHRVDLPGPLSWKQDKSRS is encoded by the coding sequence ATGGGCCTCATGTTTCGTAAGCGCAAGAAGTACGGTCCGATCATCCTGAACTTCACGGAGAACGGCTTCTCCTCGTGGAGCATCAAGATCGGGCGTTGGTCCTGGAACTCCAAGGCGCGGGCGCACCGGGTCGATCTGCCGGGTCCGCTGTCCTGGAAGCAGGACAAGTCCCGGTCGTAA
- a CDS encoding RrF2 family transcriptional regulator, whose translation MQISARGDYAVRAALSLATAYPSLLSTQAIAAEQDMPRKFLEAVLADLRRAGVVRAQRGAEGGYTLARPPREVTVGAVLRAVEGPLAGVRGLRPEETRYEGAAANLPDLWVAVRAAVRRVVDEVSLAEIVSGRLPAHVRKLTALPDAWEPR comes from the coding sequence GTGCAGATCTCCGCGCGCGGCGACTACGCGGTACGGGCAGCGCTGAGCCTCGCCACCGCGTACCCCTCACTGTTGTCCACCCAGGCCATCGCCGCGGAGCAGGACATGCCCCGCAAGTTCCTGGAGGCGGTCCTGGCGGACCTGCGCCGGGCCGGCGTGGTGCGCGCCCAGCGCGGCGCCGAGGGTGGATACACGCTGGCACGCCCGCCGCGCGAGGTGACCGTCGGCGCGGTGCTGCGCGCCGTCGAGGGCCCGCTGGCCGGGGTACGCGGGCTGCGCCCCGAGGAGACCCGCTACGAGGGTGCGGCGGCGAACCTGCCCGACCTCTGGGTGGCGGTGCGCGCGGCAGTGCGGCGCGTCGTCGACGAGGTGAGCCTCGCCGAGATCGTCAGCGGTCGACTGCCCGCCCACGTCCGCAAGCTCACCGCGCTGCCCGACGCGTGGGAGCCGCGCTGA